atgacttatacatattcgtttgactatgagattatgcaactcctgaataacggaggaacaccttgtgtgctctcaaacgtcacaacgtaactgggtgattataaagatgctctacaggtgtcttcaaaggtgtttgttgggttggcatagatcaagattaggatttgtcactccgagtatcggagaggtatctctgggccctctcggtaatgcacatcacgataagccttgcaagcaatgtgactaatgagttagttgcgggatgatgcattacggtacgagtaaagagacttgccggtaacgagattgaactaggtatgaggatatcgacgatcgaatcttgggcaagtaacataccgatgacaaagggaatgacatatgttgtcattgcggtttgaccgataaagatcttcgtagaatatgtaggaaccaatatgagcatccaggttccgctgttggttattgatcagagacgtgtctcggtcatgtctacatagttctcgaacccgtagggcccgcacgcttaacgtacgatgacgatttgtattatgagttatgtgttttggttaccgaagattgttcggagtcccggatgagatcacggacatgacgaggagtctcgaaatggttgagaggtaaagattgatatattggacgatagtgtTCGGATACCGGAGTGGTTTCGGAGcgttatcggagtaccgaggggttacggaaaccccccggggaaggtaatgggcctacatgggccataggggagagagagggcagcccacaaggggtggcgtccccccccccatgggcagtccgaattggactagggaaaggggggcgcccccctttccttccccctctccctctccttgccCCTTTCCACCTCAAAGAGAAGAAAGGGGGGCGAtttggactaggagtcctagtcggtttgccccccatggcgcgccccctaggaccggaggcctcctcccctcctcctttatatacgggggcagggggcaccccaaagacacatcaattgttctcttagccgtgtgtggtgccccctccacagtttactcctcggtcatattgtcgtagtgcttagacgaagccctgcgcggatcacatcaccatcaccgtcaccacgctgtcgtgcggacgaaactctccctcgacactttgctggatcaagagtttgagggatgtcatcgagctgaacgcgtgcagaactcggaggtgccgtacgttcggtgcttgatcggttggatcgcgaagacgttcgactacatcaaccgcgttaatctaacgcttccgctttcggtctacgagggtacgtggatacactctccccctctcgttgctatgcatctcctagatagatcttgcgtgatcgtaggaatttttttgaaattgcatgctatgttccccaacagtcccGACCATACTCGCGGTGAATCCGGGCTTCATGAATGAGTAGTGGGCGTTGTACGAGTCCGTGTGCAGCGCCTGTACCATCCACCGCGAGTGGTGGCAGCTCCGTGTTAACGAGGCGGAGCGTGACCGCCTATCAACGAGATTGCGGCGGAGGTAGGCAGCAAGGCACTGCATGTGGTGGCCGACTGGAACGCCGCTGACGCCTGCATCTCCTTATCGTGCCGTAATGACTACGATGTCGGACCGTCCAATTCGATCATCGACCTCACTTCCACCGACCACGTCGATGGCCGGTGGGCGGATTCCGACGAGGGGTAGGTTGTGGGTCACAGACGTATCCCATATCCTACAAAGAGCTGACTAGGGTTGAGTTTATTTTTTTGTTATATGTAAAAAAAATCTTGATGATATTAATGAAAATACTATGTGCACGTTTATTTGGTGCACTGTATTGAATGATGGGCTCTTTTAAAGCAGTTTGCGGACACGTCCGACATTTGGTGTGTGTTTTTTGGCGTATAGCGCTGGAGTTGCTGTAAACACGCACACAGACCCATCAGTAGGCTTGGTCGCTCGCGTTTGGGCCACCCATATCCCGTCGTTGGGTCCATTCTTGCGCTGCGACGGATCACCTCGCGTCCGCGTCCTAGGCCCGCCCATCCGTTTCAAAAACGGGTTTGGCTCCCCTCTGTCAGTCAATCACCTAGCTGCCtcaattcgcaaaaaaaaaaaaaaatcacctAGCTGCCTCATACGATTGTTTGCGCCACTAGTACGTGCAAATCCAAACGAACGCGTCCAATCCTGAATGAAATCAGTAGGCCATTAGGCCGGAGCATTTCATGCGGGATGCGACACGGCACGAGAGAGACTACTTGGTCTGGGTGCATCACGAGACAAGAGGAACCGTGCAGTCAGTGGCCGGCCCGGCCGTCACTGATTGATTCGAGTTGAAGGAATCAAGGAAGCAACAACGGCGTCAAGGCAAACCGTCCATCCTTTCTCGAGCCATCAAGACCGCTAAGCTCTAGCGTAGCGATTATTCAGGTCAGGTCAAACCCCACTGACGCGACGAAAGccattcttttctcttttctgtttATGCAAGGAAAACAATGCCCATCTTTTTCTCAAAAAAATGCCCATCTTCTTCAGCGAGGATCTTATCGAATCAACCTCTAATTGGAATGCCCCACTATTTTCTCAATCAATGTCCCATGCAACAATCTACCATCTATGGATGGATCTTAATCTTCTCTACTACTATTACAATATTTTCAGTCATTTGTACGAGTTAGGAATTATATGCTTTTTGCGTGAGATTTCAGCTGTTCAAAATGTAGATTTATGTTATGACAGAATTATTAAGTTTCATAGTAGAACATATTTAATCGAGACGTGCGTTGAATGTGCATGCTTACTAGTATATACTAGTAGTGCTGTCGTAGTAGCGGgagttcttttcttttttcttttttttcctgagGGAAAGTGGGAGTTCTATAAAAGAACAAAATGTCAGCACCCGGAGAACCGGGCCTGCATGTCCCCCGGAGATCCAAAGACTAGACACAAAATCTCGCGCTAGCCTGGCTGGAACCGGACACGGCTTTCCGGCCCGGCCCATCCCCATCCGTCAACTAACCTCCCCCCTCTCTTCATCTTCAAATTAAAAACGAAACCCACGCACCCAAccgcaccacctcctcctcctattCCTCCCCTGTGCCCGCACTTGCCACATCCAGCAGCCCGGAGCAGACCCGCCTCACCTCACCGCAGCAGGCAGCAATGCCTCCGGACGGCGGCGCGGAGCTGGCGGCGGACGAGCTGCAGAGCCTCAGCTTCGGCTCCTCCGAGCGCTCCCGCTCCGCCTCCACCGTCTCCACCGCCACGGCCtcctgctccacctcctcctcctcggggcCAATCGGCGTCCCCGCGCCGCGCTCCTCCGCCCTCGCCCCGCGCCTCGGCACGGTGCAGCTCTCGGACATCCGCTTCGTGCGGAGGCTCGGGGCCGGGGACATCGGCAGCGTCTACCTGGCCGAGGTGAAGGGCAAGGGCGGGGCGCTGGTGGCGGCCAAGGTGATGGACCGGAAGGAGCTCCAGGGCCGGAACAAGGAGGGCCGCGCGCGCACGGAGCGCGAGATCCTCGAGGCCGTCGACCACCCGTTCCTCCCGTGCCTCTACGGGGTCGCCGAGGGCGAGCGCTGGTCCTGCCTCCTCACCGAGTTCTGCCCCGGCGGCGATCTCCACGTCCTCCGCCAGAGGCAGCCGCACCGCCGATTCTCCGAGGCCGCCGTCAGGTATGtacgccacctcctccttcctcacAACTACATATGCATTCATGCACTTAATTACACCTCGAAAAATCGAACTTTTTCATAGTCTCTGTTTCTGTCTCTGTGGAAGCAAAAAATTTCAACAAGTGCAAGGTTTGATCGGATTTTATTAGGCTAAAACCAACGGTGAAGTAGCTATACTAGTGATCACATAGCCTTTCCGGTTCCGGAGAAGAATGTGGCCGGTTTCCTGCGCGTTCTACTCCAGTCGGCTTCATCTGTTTCACTTTGCCGTTTCTCTGTTCCCCCACTTTTGCCATAGTTTAATTAGAGTACTCCATTTTTAAGGATCTAGTGGACGCAAAGCCCAGTTCCGCGCATGGTTCCGCTGGCCCCATGTGTCTTCGGTTGGGCACGCATCTGTCTATTCATATGGAGTACATGTCTAGCCACAGCCCACAGTGCCCCTCATCCTGAAAACACAAGGCATAATAATATAACATCGATTGCTGCTGCCCCTTTGGATGGATCCTTAACCAAGATGGCAGACACCATGGAGATAGCTTCCTTAACAGCACACGACCGTGACACATGAGGATGATACCGTTTTGCAAAACGGAGCCATGAATTAATGAAATAAACATCCAAACGACGACATCTTGCCCTGTTTCTTCGCATTCATGGGCCATCCCGTCGATATCTTCCATGGCGTGCTGTTGGGTCCAGCTGCTCTCACTGTCGCGTCGCCAACAACAGTTTCTTGGCTGCTGATCATGCTCTCGGCTCTGAATCCAGCCAGCGGCCACACAGCTGCACGCCCACATTATCATCTTGCAGTGACTAGTCAGTCAGTCGGTCAGGAAGTGTTTGCAAGTGGAGACCGGCAGCGCCCGCCCTGAAACCAAGCCTGCCCATGCGGAAGCGAAGAAAAGCTGGGCTTGGCATATGCGCTTGCATGCTTCCCTCCTTTGCCGCATCTCTCCCTTTTTCTCGTCATTTTGTGCCTGCCGACGATATACGGACACTGATGTTACTTCATTCCGGAATAGACttaaaatagcattattccccggCCGTATGTGCATCTATCGCTATGgacgagaagaagaaagaaggcaaAAAACACGGCCTGGCCTTTACTAAAATGTGCAGTAAAGATAAGAAACAGCACTGGTAGTATTGGTGGCTACGATTGCTCCATTACAGCGTCATGTGGCTCTATCAATTTACCCGCTAGTCCGGCCATCATGCATTCATGCTGGCCACTGCATTCACTCGTAGAGTCCTCCTCAAACTCAACACATATAAGTAACGTACGTACTACTAGTTCTAATTGAACTTACATAAGGATGTTCCTCTCTTTTCATGTTTCTGTTAGTAAAAAAAAACACTCGTAACGCGCCCGTGTGAGTGGCGTGGCAAGGCATCACTAGGCAGATGAAAGGGAGAAGGAAGGCGTGATGTTGGAACAAACTATATGAATTCACGGGACAATAATGTCTTTCTTTGCTTAGACTTTGTGTACTAGAAACATACGAAAAGGAGAAGAATAGGAGAGTGAAGCATGGATTCATGAACGAGCGGCCGAAAATATATATAGCAACAATAACATATGCTTTCGGCGGGCGCCATTGTGTGCACGCACTCCGTTAAAAAGCCCACGTCGTACAACGTACTCCCGCACACATACAGCCTTGCGAACGACGTGCACTCCAGCAGAAATGAAGCCTCGTTTCACGGGGCAGCGCTAGTTGTTGCTATGGTACGAGCACTAGCAGTAGCCAGCGGTAGGCAGTAGTAGGTAGGTGTAGTTTCTATGCAAGGGCGTCGTGAATTTGGGTGGTACCTGCAACAGTGTTACTACCATAAACGTGTGGTGTGGCATTATGGCAAGGCCGGTCGCCGTATCCGTTGCCGGTGATGCACACGAGCCGCCCACGGTCCCTCCGCCCCCGTGCTACGGCGCCGGAACCGGTCGCGGAACATGGCTTTTAAAATATACTCCCGCCCTCATAAAACACCGGTGCGTGCATCTGCTGTGCTTCCTTCCTTGGTCAAGACTCGACCCAAGAGAGGCCGGCTTTTATTAACCCCCCATGTGGTTTGCCAAGAATCACAGCTCTGAAACACACGCACAGCACAGACACAGGGCACGTACCGTAAGGACTAAGCTAATTAACCCGAGGAAGTGTCAATGGAGTGCACACATGATGCTCGCCATTAAACTAGGCTCCACCCCAACGTGCAACGCCCCGGCATCAATGATGCGCTAATTCGAGTACTGTCTCTTGCCTTTCTTCCGCTTCTTCTGACTTTTTTGCTTGCTAGTAGCAGTACTGGAGCGCACAGTGTCAGGCACCGTGCTAGCTTAGCTAGCTTCACCTATATATGTGTGGATGTGTCTTTTGGTTGCATCTGAATAAAGTCAAGAGTAGTATGCTATTGTGCTATGCAATTACTACTTGCTTCTCTactgttttcttttttgttttccacCAAACATGCACCGGGTCCATCGTCTCAGCGTGCTGGCTGTAAAATTTCGTTGTTTATTTATAATCTTGGTTGCACTTGATAGATTATACTAGTATAGTGGCAATGGTGAATGACATATAGTGTGCTGCGGCAGGTTCTACGTGGCGGAGGTGGTGGCCGCGCTGGAGTACATACACATGCTGGACATCGTGTACCGGGACCTCAAGCCGGAGAACGTGCTGGTCCGCGCCGACGGCCACATCATGCTCACCGACTTTGACCTCTCCCTCAAGTGCGACCCGACGGCCCCGACTCCGGCGCACGTCATCTCCGACCCCGTCGGCCTCACCGGCCGCTCCTCCGCGTCGTCCACCTGCATAATTCCTTCCTGCATCGTCCCGTCGGTCTCGTGCTTCAGCCTCTTCCCCGGccgcggccgccggcgccggcgccgcaaGAAGGCCTCGGGCGGCGGGGGCGTGAACGGCAGCAGCAACGGCAGCCTCCCCACCGGCGTGCTGGACCTGGAGTTCGTGGCGGAGCCGGTGGAGCTCCGGTCCATGTCGTTCGTGGGCACGCACGAGTACCTGGCCCCGGAGATCGTGTCGGGCGAGGGCCACGGCAGCTCGGTGGACTGGTGGACgctgggcatcttcatcttcgaGCTCCTCTACGGGGTGACGCCCTTCAAGGGGTACGACAACGAGATGACCCTGGCCAACATCGTGGCCCGCGCGCTCGAGTTCCCCAAGGAACCCTCCGTCTCCTCCGCCGCCAGGGACCTCGTCGCCGCGCTGCTCGCCAAGGACCCGGCGCGAAGGCTCGGCGCCACAGTCGGCGCGGCGGCCATCAAGCGCCACCCCTTCTTCAACGGCGTCAACTGGGCGCTGCTCCGGTGCGCCACGCCGCCCTACGTGCCCCCGCCTTTCAGCGCTGCGGTCGCGACGGCTGCTGGCTCCGGCCCGGGGAAGAAGAACAACCCCGACGACGACGACATGTCGGACGACAGCTGCCCCGGCACGCCCGTGGAGTACTACTAGATCGGATCAGACACAAGGAAGCTCCCGCGCACGCACGTACGTACGTGCATGCCACTGCCGGGACCCATGCTCGAAGCTCGTACCACCCTTGTCCGACCCTGGGGCACGTGGTGGACCGCGGTGGATGGCGCGCACGAGGCGACCTTTGGTTGGGAGCAGGGCGCGCGCGCGGCCAGGCGCGGCGCTGTCGCGTCAAATAGTTGCCGGCAGCGGCTGCTTCTGCGTGCGTGCATATACGCCGTTCCAATAATAATTTATCGTTGCTTCTTTCTACTTTGACTTTACATGGAGTAGCTGTATGACACATAGTTAGCACTAGTAGCAGTAGTAGAGTTGTATTATGAGCGCTGTTTGCTGGGAGGTCGGTCTATCTAGTCAGGGCATTGCTCTGCTCGGCGTAGTGCTTTTTTGTGCGAAGATGGTTAATAATTTGATGTGCGTTTTGGGCATGGAACTGCGGTACTAGTACGAATGATGAGGCCTGGGGAAGGAGACATGGCTCGTGATAGACCATCGGGTCTGGGCTTTGGGCGGCAGCCGGGGGACACCAACCGGTGGAGCGAAAGACGGCGAGAGCTGCAGCGGGGATCGATCATTGCCCCGGGAATTCCGCGCACTGCTTTCCCTTCCCTTGCTTTCCCTGCGCGCTCGTGCGCCCGCGTTTGCCACCAAACTCGCTGATCACACGTACTTCTAGATGATCGATCGCCCAGTAAAGGTGCTGGCTGCTGTTTTTTACAGCGATACCTGTTCGTGGGGGAAAAAAGGCAAAGGATGTCCTATCCCGTTGTACTCGTATAAAGAAGTAAAGGCTGACCGACTGCAGTTACAATGATCATCATGCTTCATGCATGCTGCCTGCGCGCCTGCCATCGGATGCGAGTCAAACCACCTACGGTGGAAATGAAAAAGAGACGAGGGAAGCTGGATATGGTACTAAGGGCAACTCTAACCCATCCTTTATAAGTTAGTGGAGTATATATTCTTCGCTAAAATTTGGCCGcatctagccgatcccctaaagtTAGCGGAGTATAACTAAATTTGCACAAATTCAATCAAATTTTAATCGAAAGATAATGCATTTAAACATAAGTTCAGCACATAAAGTTCTCGTAACCGAACattaaacataaatttaaacttaAACTACTTGCACtcgaagtggaggtcgagccaatcctttcGGATGAGGCCGTCGTCCATGAGAGTTGGATCTGGGCTGATGCTATCGTCGGCGTTACCGGGGAGGACGCTCCGCCACTCCTCGACGTTGATCTCGTCGTCACCGCCCTCCTCGCCACCTACGTTGCAGCGAGGTGGAACGGATGCTCGCCGATGGGAAAGTTCAGCCTCGCATCGCTGCCGTGGAACCGGACCTGCCACCGGTCGTATTCCATAGCCGCGAGCTCTGCGGTGTGGAAGGAGCAGATCCACTTCCACTTGTGGGTTTTGCGGTCGGTGATTTCGGCCACCCACGTCGCCCACGACCGCTGCCGGACGCCCAGGTAGGTCCTCGTCGATGGCCGCTGCGGAGGGAGGTCGGGGAAGTCCGCAAaacgcgtgggggggggggggtggatcaGCCGAGCGGCGGCGGCTCGAGGAAGCGCCCGCGGACGAGGACCCGGGGGCATGGCAGCGCGAATACATGCCGCGGATCGGCGGAGGGGACCGGCGGCCACCATGTCCGGTCATCGGGAGGAGGGAGGGCGGCGGATCGGGGCGGGGgtcgcgccggcggcggggcgagtgggggaagaggaggagggggagaggaagagagagtaGGGATTTTTTTTACTCAGCTGCGAGTGCCGGGGTAAATATAAAAAGACGATTGGGGATGGATTAATGTTTTTACTCAACTAGCTGTTATAAGGGATCAGCTAGGTGCAGTTTAGAGGAGAAAAAGGCCAAGTATACTCCCTTACAACGGCCTAACACAGTTGGTGCAGAATAGCAGAACCTCGGCCCGCGTCGCTCCCATGGCGACTCAGGTGCACATTGAAGCAGTTAGCTGACGAAACTAAACACGATCCATGCAACAGCCAGAGAAGAATGCTTCGCCTGATGCAAGTGAACAGGGTGGCGGCCCCCGCAAGTTAGGATGACAACCAGCTCCATCAATCCGCTACGCTGGCGACGAATGTGCGAGATACTAGCACTGGGCCACGACTGTAAGTGTGTGCAAGGTGTAATATTAACGGGAGCGCCTGGACATCAGGGGCGTGTTTGGTTGTCCGCATTAGGCCCAGCCTGGCCCGCGTGGGAATAAAGTGGCCCGTTTGGTTGCCTGTGTTCACTGTGCGGCCCGCATCGCACGGACCTTAAAGCACGTCCAGGCCAGGCCCAGGGGAAACGCCTGAACCGGCAGTAGCTCGCGAGCCTGGCTTGGGCGAGGCAGGGAGGGCGACGCGCTTCTCCCCTCGTGCGAGCAGGGGAGATGGCAGAGCTCGCCCGCGTCGCCGAAAAATCGGCGGGAAGATTTCGGCTCACCTCTCGCCAAGTCCACCACTATTTAgcccctccctcaccgccccaaCTCCCTCCATCATTCTCCCTCCGTTCGAGCTTTCCCACCGACGCGCATCGGCGGCGCCGAGCAGGTAAGGGCGCATCTTCATCGGCCGGCGGTCCACGGCGTCGGCGCTCCTTCACCGGCCGACGTTGACCTTCCACGACCGTCCCCCTCGTCCTCAAGCTGCAgccatggcctctgtgagttcaatccccctttctctctgttccttctagctagatctgagctgcagctagggtttgatctagatgcGTGGTTGATCAGTGGTCTGATCTGTGAGCTGATATGGTTGATTGCTATGCTGCGGTTGCAATTTGTTGTagggctagatgttcaagcatgtggtaggctagattagtagtagagtttgaagttgaaccttgtgcttgtgttgaatcatgcttagatctgtgatttgtagctattggtggtccatttgtagcatgttgtttgttgtAGATTTATGTTCCTGCTCATAGATTGTCCGGTATGCTTGGTATGATAGCGATGAAGCATGTGCTTactatgatagtgatgaaccatgtacatgtatgcttCTTCTTTCATGCATTGTCCGGTATCTTGTGTGCTATGCTTACTGTCAAAGCGTGCTATGATTGTAGGACATGACACCGCAGACAcaagatcttagtcaggcccttgtcgtgttcgacagccagtttgctccatcgtttgtcgaggacttgcagcctatgtccgagatggcacctgattcagaggtgtacgcgtctgattccctctatgtgccagtagtgctcgttgagccaactactgctgctgctgctgctgccgctgcactcaagctagcagcagcaaaggcaaagaagaatggtaggtcgaacaacatgaagtggcagccgttcatgtccacgttcgtgctgaacaagatgtgtgagctcatctctagtagagttaggactgacaagggcttcaaggagatgcacttgaacaccgttgcgaagcaggtgttcgagttctgtgggcaagaggtgtctaccacccaggtgtacaaccacccgaggaagtggagaagtcgatggatccaagtgtccaagctaagagaccttagcggcgcctcatgggatgagaaaacttgctccatagttctggaggcagagcactacgtcggccatgtcgcggttagctcacaaccctcttccttttcatactgtccaccattgcctactcctaatcgcaactaacaacacttgtgtttcattcttaggaccacccaagggacgctgagtt
This window of the Triticum aestivum cultivar Chinese Spring chromosome 5D, IWGSC CS RefSeq v2.1, whole genome shotgun sequence genome carries:
- the LOC123120225 gene encoding serine/threonine-protein kinase D6PKL2 encodes the protein MPPDGGAELAADELQSLSFGSSERSRSASTVSTATASCSTSSSSGPIGVPAPRSSALAPRLGTVQLSDIRFVRRLGAGDIGSVYLAEVKGKGGALVAAKVMDRKELQGRNKEGRARTEREILEAVDHPFLPCLYGVAEGERWSCLLTEFCPGGDLHVLRQRQPHRRFSEAAVRFYVAEVVAALEYIHMLDIVYRDLKPENVLVRADGHIMLTDFDLSLKCDPTAPTPAHVISDPVGLTGRSSASSTCIIPSCIVPSVSCFSLFPGRGRRRRRRKKASGGGGVNGSSNGSLPTGVLDLEFVAEPVELRSMSFVGTHEYLAPEIVSGEGHGSSVDWWTLGIFIFELLYGVTPFKGYDNEMTLANIVARALEFPKEPSVSSAARDLVAALLAKDPARRLGATVGAAAIKRHPFFNGVNWALLRCATPPYVPPPFSAAVATAAGSGPGKKNNPDDDDMSDDSCPGTPVEYY